Proteins encoded in a region of the Buteo buteo chromosome 11, bButBut1.hap1.1, whole genome shotgun sequence genome:
- the SLC27A3 gene encoding long-chain fatty acid transport protein 3, translated as MALAAAALAALAALALLQRLLRPHLWADLAFAARAARCRRRAVAGRGRGGGGGAGSLAARFLRAAREEPGRPFLRAAGGEEETYGRAAGRVARVANALRRRPLAGGGELGPGVPVGLLVGNEPRFVWGWLGLAALGARPAFLGTALRPAALRHCLRACGARALLVADDLFAAVEPILPSLQEDNIVVWVLGSGPYPPGVVALQELLDAASEELEPEDVWQPEDMNDTCLYIFTSGTTGLPKAACVSHLKSIMCLSFYDLVGASSRDVVYLALPLYHMAGSLLGIVGCIGIGATCVLKEKFSASQFWDDCRAEGVTVFQYIGELCRYLVNQPQRPGEREHGLRLAVGSGLRPDVWRRFLKRFGAIRIVETYGMTEGNVTLFNYTATPGAVGRSSFIYKLFSPFEIVRYDVAEGAPVRDAAGRCIRVGTGETGLLIAPVTPRTPFLGYAGSQELSEQKLLRGVFAEGDTYFSTGDLMEQDAAQFVRFRDRTGDTYRWKGENVATTEVAEALVAHESLQEATVYGVTVPGHEGRAGMAALVLRPGCQLDGPALYQHVEQLLPPYAWPRFLRLQERLAMTETFKQQKVRLAQEGFDPAHVSDPLFLLDETTKAYVPLGPTLWERVLDGRLRI; from the exons AtggcgctggcggcggcggcgctggcggCTCTGGCGGCGCTGGCGCTGCTGCAGCGGCTGCTGCGGCCGCACCTCTGGGCCGACCTGGCCTTCGCGGCGCGGGCGGCCCggtgccggcggcgggcggtggcggggagaggaaggggcggcggggggggggcgggtagCCTGGCCGCCCGGTTCCTACGGGCAGCGCGGGAGGAACCGGGCCGACCCTTCCTACGGGCGGCGGGAGGCGAGGAGGAGACGtacgggcgggcggcggggcgggtgGCTCGGGTGGCCAACGCGTTACGGCGGCGGCCtttagcgggggggggggagctgggaccCGGTGTGCCGGTGGGGCTTTTGGTGGGTAACGAACCCCGGTTCGtttggggctggctggggctggcggcTCTGGGAGCCCGACCCGCCTTCCTGGGCACGGCGCTGCGACCCGCCGCCCTCCGGCATTGCCTGCGCGCCTGTGGGGCGCGGGCGCTGCTGGTGGCGGACG acCTGTTTGCGGCAGTGGAGCCCATCCTGCCCAGCCTGCAGGAGGACAACATCGTGGTGTGGGTGCTGGGCTCGGGGCCGTACCCCCCTGGTGTTGTGgccctgcaggagctgctggatgCGGCCTCCGAGGAGCTGGAGCCCGAGGATGTCTGGCAGCCTGAGGACATGAACGACACCTGCCTCTACATCTTCACCTCCGGCACCACTG GTCTCCCCAAAGCTGCCTGCGTCTCCCACCTGAAGTCCATCATGTGTCTGAGCTTCTACGACCTGGTGGGAGCCTCCAGCCGGGACGTGGTGTACCTGGCGCTGCCCCTCTACCACATGGCCGGGTCTCTCCTGGGCATCGTTGGCTGCATCGGCATTg GGGCCACTTGTGTGCTGAAGGAGAAGTTCTCAGCCAGCCAGTTTTGGGATGACTGTCGTGCCGAGGGTGTCACTGTCTTCCAGTACATCGGGGAGCTCTGCCGCTACCTGGTCAACCAGCCCCAg CGCCCTGGGGAGCGGGAGCATGGGCTGCGGCTGGCGGTGGGCAGCGGGCTGCGCCCCGACGTCTGGCGGCGTTTCCTGAAGCGCTTTGGGGCCATCCGCATTGTGGAGACCTATGGAATGACCGAGGGCAACGTCACCCTCTTCAACTACACGGCGACGCCGGGGGCCGTGGGGCGCAGCAGCTTCATCtacaag ctcttctcGCCCTTCGAGATCGTGCGCTATGATGTGGCGGAGGGAGCCCCGGTGCGGGACGCGGCCGGGCGCTGCATCCGTGTGGGAACGG GTGAGACGGGGCTGCTGATCGCCCCAGTGACCCCCCGGACGCCCTTCCTGGGCTATGCCGGCAGCCAGGAGCTGTCGGAGCAGAAGCTGCTGCGGGGGGTCTTCGCCGAGGGTGACACCTACTTCAGCACCGGCGACCTGATGGAGCAGGATGCGGCCCAGTTCGTCCGCTTCCGTGACCGCACTGGGGACACTTACAG GTGGAAAGGTGAGAACGTGGCCACCACAGAGGTGGCCGAAGCCTTGGTGGCCCACGAGTCCCTGCAAGAAGCCACTGTATACGGTGTCACCGTGCCAG GCCACGAGGGTCGTGCCGGGATGGCGGCATTGGTGCTGCgccctggctgccagctggATGGTCCCGCTCTGTACCAGCACGTGGAGCAGCTCCTGCCGCCCTACGCCTGGCCCCGCTTCCTCCGGCTGCAG GAGCGCCTGGCGATGACGGAGACCTTCAAGCAGCAGAAGGTGCGGCTGGCACAGGAGGGCTTCGACCCGGCTCACGTCTCCGACCCTCTCTTCTTGCTGGATGAGACCACCAAAGCCTACGTGCCCCTCGGCCCCACGCTGTGGGAGAGGGTCCTGGATGGACGCCTCCGCATTTAG